A genomic window from Herbiconiux aconitum includes:
- a CDS encoding phosphoribosylaminoimidazolesuccinocarboxamide synthase translates to MSAANGSTVVPGWRHAYSGKVRDLYVPDATAPDARPAALLVVASDRVSAFDHVLEPGIHGKGELLTTLSRWWFHQLTEVPNHLVAQTDALPPVPEELAGRSMVVRSLDMFPIECVVRGYLSGSGWKEYQATQSVCGIALPEGLRDGDRLPEPIYTPAYKAPLGEHDENISFERTVELVGVDDATALRDLSLTIYRRAATIAEARGVILADTKFEFGRDPETGEITLADEVLTSDSSRYWDASAYDSGERTASFDKQIVRNWLAANWDQTGTPPTLPHEIVEQTVLRYRELLERLTGEHPL, encoded by the coding sequence GTGAGCGCCGCGAACGGGAGCACCGTCGTGCCGGGCTGGCGTCACGCCTACAGCGGCAAGGTGCGCGATCTCTACGTGCCGGATGCGACGGCCCCGGATGCCCGCCCCGCCGCCCTGCTCGTGGTCGCCAGCGATCGCGTGAGCGCGTTCGACCACGTGCTCGAACCGGGAATCCACGGCAAGGGAGAACTGCTCACGACGCTCAGCCGCTGGTGGTTCCACCAGCTGACCGAGGTGCCGAATCACCTGGTGGCGCAGACGGATGCGCTTCCTCCCGTTCCGGAGGAGCTCGCGGGCCGCTCGATGGTGGTGCGCTCGCTCGACATGTTCCCGATCGAGTGCGTCGTGCGCGGCTACCTCTCGGGCAGTGGCTGGAAGGAATACCAGGCCACGCAGAGCGTGTGCGGCATCGCACTGCCGGAGGGCCTGCGCGACGGCGACCGCCTGCCCGAGCCGATCTACACCCCCGCTTACAAGGCGCCGCTCGGCGAACACGACGAGAACATCAGCTTCGAGCGCACCGTCGAGCTCGTCGGCGTGGACGACGCCACCGCGCTGCGCGACCTGTCGCTCACCATCTACCGACGGGCAGCCACCATCGCCGAAGCGCGCGGCGTCATCCTGGCCGACACCAAGTTCGAATTCGGCCGCGACCCCGAGACGGGCGAGATCACGCTCGCCGACGAGGTGCTGACGAGCGATTCGAGCCGTTACTGGGATGCCTCGGCCTACGATTCGGGCGAGCGCACGGCGAGCTTCGACAAGCAGATCGTGCGCAACTGGCTCGCGGCGAACTGGGATCAGACGGGCACTCCCCCGACCCTGCCGCACGAGATCGTGGAGCAGACCGTGCTGCGCTACCGCGAGCTGCTCGAGCGTCTGACGGGCGAGCACCCGCTCTGA
- a CDS encoding sterol carrier family protein, which yields MGKSRIGESDGAAAVAAATSDFDGASREVRATAVRYLLQRLADSAEGNSVEVRVPPFGAVQCIEGPGHTRGTPPNVVEMDARTWLDLATGTLTWVDGIAAARIHASGQRADLTGYVPLAR from the coding sequence ATGGGCAAGTCGAGGATCGGCGAATCCGACGGGGCTGCAGCCGTCGCCGCGGCAACGAGCGACTTCGACGGGGCGTCGCGGGAGGTTCGCGCCACAGCGGTGCGCTACCTCCTGCAGCGGCTGGCGGATTCCGCCGAGGGCAACTCGGTGGAGGTGCGCGTGCCGCCGTTCGGCGCGGTGCAGTGCATCGAGGGCCCCGGTCACACCCGGGGAACGCCGCCGAACGTGGTGGAAATGGATGCGCGCACCTGGCTCGATCTCGCCACCGGCACCCTGACGTGGGTCGACGGCATCGCGGCGGCGCGCATCCACGCCTCCGGCCAGCGCGCCGACCTCACCGGCTACGTGCCGCTCGCCCGCTGA
- a CDS encoding DUF3073 domain-containing protein, with protein MGRGRQKAKHTKVARELKYFSPDTNYSALERELTAKADEPDYSKWIDEDDEGDESFEPKDEQKRA; from the coding sequence ATGGGGCGTGGCCGTCAAAAGGCAAAGCACACGAAGGTCGCGCGCGAGCTGAAGTACTTCAGCCCCGACACGAACTATTCGGCGCTGGAGCGTGAACTCACGGCGAAGGCCGATGAGCCGGACTACTCCAAATGGATCGACGAAGACGACGAGGGCGACGAGAGCTTCGAGCCGAAAGACGAGCAGAAGCGCGCCTGA
- a CDS encoding ATP-dependent DNA ligase — protein MAGTGTSKANEQTVTVGGHRLRITNLEKVLYPETGTTKADVFRYYAEIASFLIPHARNRPATRKRWVHGVGTDEHPGQVFFQKNLDEGTPDWVKRVDIQHSDHVNTYPLVNNAATLAWLAQIAALEIHVPQWRVDAHGRQKNPDRFVIDLDPGEGTGLPECVEVAKLARGILQGMGLEPVPVTSGSKGIHLYAALDGSQTSDQVSAVAHELARALEADHPDLVVSDMKKTLRVGKVLVDWSQNNANKTTVCPYSLRGRSRPTVAVPRTWRELASRDLRQLELDEVLDRMKRRADPLAESAEAPGALDAPGGVWHSNRGPEEQTEAHPEPPARAQAAGAGSDRLATYRAKRDQSKTPEPVPEAAPPTSDGRSFVIQEHHARALHWDFRLEHDGVLVSWALPKGVPDDPKVNHLAVQTEDHPMEYGTFEGSIPSGEYGAGNVLIWDFGEYELEKWRDGKEIIVTLHGQPSGGLGDPRKVVLIHTASDGSGKNWLIHKMVEKPADADTGLSTAARAGKLAPMLATLGSEADIDDESEWAFEMKWDGIRALITIDDGAVTLRTRNGNDVTSGYPELTDALSRVFAGRSLVLDGEIVALDHRGRPNFGRLQQRMGLSKPRDVEAARAKVKVDLMLFDILELDGSSLVKEEYTARRSVLADVAPEDDGPLHLPPAFHGDLAHAMDSSRQLGLEGVMAKRRDGAYALGRRSRTWIKLKHHLAQEVVIGGWRPGKGRRASQVGSLLMGVPDADGVLQYVGRVGTGFSDKDLEAVTAKLAKLARKTSPFDDVPSLDARDAHWVTPKLVGEVEFAEWTGSGQPGAERLRQPSWRGWRPDKSPADVRRE, from the coding sequence ATGGCCGGCACCGGGACATCGAAGGCGAACGAGCAGACCGTGACCGTCGGCGGGCACCGCCTGCGCATCACGAACCTCGAGAAGGTGCTCTATCCCGAGACCGGAACGACGAAAGCGGATGTCTTCCGCTACTACGCCGAGATCGCGTCATTCCTCATTCCGCATGCGCGCAACCGCCCGGCCACCCGCAAACGCTGGGTGCACGGGGTCGGCACCGACGAGCATCCAGGACAGGTCTTCTTCCAGAAGAACCTCGACGAGGGAACGCCCGACTGGGTGAAGCGCGTCGACATCCAGCACTCCGATCACGTCAACACCTATCCTCTCGTGAACAACGCCGCTACCCTCGCCTGGCTGGCGCAGATCGCCGCGCTCGAGATCCACGTTCCGCAGTGGCGGGTGGATGCGCACGGCCGGCAGAAGAACCCCGACCGTTTCGTCATCGACCTCGACCCCGGCGAGGGCACGGGTCTGCCCGAATGCGTCGAGGTCGCCAAGCTGGCGCGGGGGATCCTCCAGGGAATGGGCCTCGAACCCGTTCCGGTCACGAGCGGCAGCAAGGGCATTCACCTCTATGCGGCGCTCGACGGGTCGCAGACCTCCGACCAGGTGTCGGCGGTCGCGCACGAGCTCGCACGCGCTCTCGAGGCCGATCATCCCGATCTTGTGGTGAGCGACATGAAGAAGACGCTCCGCGTCGGCAAGGTGCTGGTCGACTGGAGTCAGAACAACGCCAACAAGACCACGGTGTGCCCGTACTCCTTGCGCGGGCGGTCACGCCCGACGGTGGCCGTGCCGCGCACCTGGCGGGAGCTCGCGAGTCGCGATCTGCGGCAGCTGGAGCTCGACGAGGTGCTCGACCGGATGAAGCGGCGCGCCGATCCGCTCGCCGAGAGCGCCGAGGCGCCGGGTGCACTCGACGCACCGGGCGGCGTGTGGCACTCGAACCGGGGTCCCGAGGAGCAGACGGAGGCGCATCCCGAGCCACCGGCGCGCGCGCAGGCCGCCGGCGCCGGCTCCGACCGCCTCGCGACCTACCGCGCCAAGCGCGACCAGTCCAAGACACCTGAGCCTGTGCCCGAGGCGGCGCCGCCGACCTCCGACGGCCGATCGTTCGTCATCCAGGAGCACCACGCCCGCGCTCTGCACTGGGATTTCCGCCTCGAGCACGATGGCGTGCTCGTCTCTTGGGCGCTGCCGAAGGGCGTGCCTGACGACCCGAAGGTCAACCACCTGGCGGTGCAGACCGAGGATCACCCGATGGAGTACGGCACCTTCGAGGGCAGTATTCCGTCGGGGGAATACGGTGCCGGAAACGTGCTGATCTGGGATTTCGGCGAATACGAACTGGAGAAGTGGCGCGACGGTAAAGAGATCATCGTCACCTTGCACGGGCAGCCGTCGGGCGGGTTGGGCGATCCGCGCAAGGTGGTGCTCATCCACACCGCGTCTGACGGGAGCGGTAAGAACTGGCTGATCCACAAGATGGTGGAGAAGCCGGCCGACGCGGACACCGGCCTGTCCACGGCTGCGCGAGCCGGCAAACTCGCCCCCATGCTCGCAACGTTGGGCAGCGAAGCCGACATCGACGACGAATCCGAGTGGGCCTTCGAGATGAAGTGGGACGGCATCCGGGCCCTCATCACCATCGATGACGGCGCGGTGACGCTCCGCACCCGCAACGGGAACGACGTCACCTCCGGCTACCCGGAACTGACGGATGCCCTCTCCCGCGTCTTCGCCGGCCGCTCGCTCGTGCTCGACGGCGAGATCGTGGCACTCGATCACCGGGGTCGCCCGAACTTCGGCCGGCTGCAGCAGCGCATGGGCCTCAGCAAGCCGCGCGACGTCGAGGCGGCGCGCGCGAAGGTGAAGGTCGATCTGATGCTCTTCGACATCCTGGAGCTCGATGGTTCGTCGCTGGTGAAAGAGGAGTACACCGCACGTCGGTCGGTGCTCGCGGATGTCGCGCCCGAAGACGACGGCCCGTTGCACCTGCCTCCCGCCTTCCACGGCGACCTCGCGCACGCGATGGATTCCAGCCGTCAGCTGGGCCTCGAGGGCGTGATGGCGAAGCGTCGTGACGGCGCCTACGCGCTGGGTCGCCGCTCCCGCACCTGGATCAAGCTGAAGCATCACCTGGCGCAGGAGGTCGTGATCGGCGGCTGGCGGCCCGGCAAGGGCCGTCGGGCGTCGCAGGTCGGTTCGCTCCTGATGGGAGTTCCGGATGCCGACGGCGTGCTCCAGTACGTCGGTCGCGTCGGTACGGGGTTCAGTGACAAGGATCTGGAGGCGGTCACCGCGAAGCTCGCGAAGCTCGCCCGCAAGACCTCTCCCTTCGATGATGTGCCCTCGCTCGACGCCCGCGACGCCCACTGGGTGACGCCGAAGCTCGTCGGCGAGGTCGAGTTCGCGGAGTGGACCGGCAGTGGTCAGCCCGGGGCCGAGCGCCTCCGCCAGCCCTCGTGGCGGGGTTGGCGCCCCGACAAGTCCCCCGCCGACGTCCGTCGGGAGTGA
- a CDS encoding alpha/beta fold hydrolase: MNVILIAGFWLGGDSWGEVVPTLEQAGLTVHTPTLEGLASVDDDRSGVTLASQTAEVVALVDAVDAEEKVVLVGHSGGGAIIHGVVDARPDRIERAVYVDSGPTPEGIAINPQLEVTGADAPLPPWEDFDETDLRDLTDDQLAWFREIAVPEPARVARDAQHVTNPARYEVPITLISSTFSRAEIEEAIAAGIPYFAEVPLIARSSIVELPTGHWPQFTKPRELAQAIVDAIRA, encoded by the coding sequence ATGAACGTCATACTCATTGCAGGTTTCTGGCTCGGCGGCGACTCCTGGGGCGAGGTGGTGCCGACTCTCGAGCAGGCCGGCCTCACCGTGCACACCCCCACACTCGAGGGTCTGGCCTCGGTCGACGACGACCGCTCGGGCGTCACCCTCGCGTCGCAGACGGCGGAGGTGGTAGCGCTCGTCGACGCAGTGGATGCCGAAGAGAAGGTCGTGCTCGTCGGCCATTCCGGCGGGGGCGCGATCATCCACGGGGTGGTCGACGCGCGCCCCGACCGCATCGAACGAGCCGTCTACGTCGACAGCGGCCCGACACCCGAGGGCATCGCGATCAACCCTCAGCTCGAGGTGACGGGAGCGGATGCGCCGCTGCCGCCGTGGGAAGACTTCGACGAGACCGATCTGCGCGACCTCACCGACGACCAGCTCGCCTGGTTCCGTGAGATCGCCGTGCCCGAGCCCGCCCGGGTTGCGCGCGATGCACAGCACGTCACGAATCCGGCGCGTTACGAGGTGCCGATCACCCTGATCAGCTCCACGTTCAGCCGCGCCGAGATCGAGGAGGCGATCGCCGCCGGCATCCCCTACTTCGCCGAGGTGCCGCTGATAGCGCGCTCGTCCATCGTCGAACTGCCGACGGGTCACTGGCCCCAGTTCACGAAACCGCGCGAACTCGCGCAGGCGATCGTCGACGCAATCCGGGCCTGA
- the purD gene encoding phosphoribosylamine--glycine ligase, protein MKILVLGSGAREHAIITALLREDTVHEIVAAPGNAGIAADVPTVELDANDPQAVANYAISEDVQFVVVGPEAPLVAGVADALRTRGIPVFGPGKEAAALEGSKTFAKRIMDAAGVPTGRALNASTLAEAEAALADYGAPYVVKADGLAAGKGVLVTNDLAEAVAHAAHWLEHGEVLIEEFLDGEEVSLFLLSDGHSVAPLSPAQDYKRLLDGDEGPNTGGMGAYSPLPWIAERFGSEKVFVDEVIDTIALPTVRQLAAEGTPFIGLLYCGLILTPKGIRVIEFNARFGDPETQVVLPRLVTPLSGLLLAAATGTLGDHQRPEFSDDVAVTVVLASENYPGSPVTGRIITGLDAFGPGATGVEGVSVMHAATDRDGEVLRATGGRVLSVVATAADFGLARDRAYGVLEGIHLDGSQHRSDIAAKVAR, encoded by the coding sequence GTGAAAATCCTGGTCCTCGGCTCGGGCGCGCGCGAGCACGCCATCATCACCGCCCTGCTCCGCGAAGACACGGTGCACGAGATCGTGGCTGCGCCCGGCAATGCCGGCATCGCCGCCGACGTGCCGACGGTCGAGCTCGACGCGAACGACCCGCAGGCCGTGGCGAATTACGCGATCTCCGAAGACGTGCAGTTCGTGGTGGTGGGCCCCGAGGCGCCGCTCGTCGCGGGTGTCGCCGACGCACTGCGCACGCGAGGCATCCCGGTGTTCGGCCCGGGCAAAGAGGCCGCGGCGCTCGAGGGCAGCAAGACGTTCGCGAAGCGAATCATGGATGCCGCGGGCGTGCCCACCGGCCGTGCCCTGAACGCCTCGACCCTCGCCGAGGCCGAAGCCGCCCTCGCCGACTACGGAGCGCCCTACGTGGTGAAGGCCGACGGGCTGGCCGCGGGCAAGGGTGTGCTGGTCACTAACGATCTCGCCGAGGCCGTCGCCCACGCGGCGCACTGGCTGGAGCACGGCGAGGTGTTGATCGAGGAGTTCCTCGACGGCGAGGAAGTCTCTCTCTTCCTCCTCAGCGACGGACACTCCGTGGCGCCGCTCTCTCCCGCTCAGGATTACAAGCGCCTGCTCGACGGCGACGAAGGCCCGAACACCGGTGGCATGGGCGCCTACTCGCCGCTGCCGTGGATCGCTGAGCGCTTCGGCAGCGAGAAGGTGTTCGTCGACGAGGTGATCGACACCATCGCCCTTCCCACCGTGCGCCAGCTGGCCGCCGAGGGCACGCCGTTCATCGGCCTGCTCTACTGCGGGCTCATCCTCACGCCGAAGGGCATCCGCGTCATCGAGTTCAACGCCCGTTTCGGCGACCCCGAGACGCAGGTGGTGCTGCCGCGCCTCGTCACCCCGCTCAGTGGCCTGCTGCTCGCCGCCGCCACCGGAACCCTCGGCGACCACCAGCGCCCCGAGTTCAGCGACGACGTCGCCGTCACCGTCGTGCTCGCGAGCGAGAACTACCCCGGATCGCCGGTCACCGGCCGCATCATCACGGGCCTCGACGCCTTCGGCCCGGGTGCAACCGGAGTCGAAGGCGTCAGCGTGATGCACGCCGCCACCGATCGCGACGGCGAGGTGCTCCGGGCCACCGGCGGCCGCGTGCTCAGCGTCGTGGCCACGGCAGCCGACTTCGGGCTCGCACGCGACCGCGCCTACGGCGTGCTGGAAGGCATCCACCTCGACGGATCGCAGCACCGCAGCGACATCGCCGCCAAGGTGGCACGGTGA
- a CDS encoding GNAT family N-acetyltransferase has product MTLRIERVTDASTVLRGAHLFDEAVDAAATSRFLASPTHHLLFAYDDEVADPMHPVGMISGAELTHPDKGTEMFLNELGVDEVAQRRGIGGALVRELAALAQSRGCTAMWVGTEPDNVAALATYRSTGPVSSEPFVAFTWEF; this is encoded by the coding sequence ATGACCCTACGGATCGAGCGGGTGACGGATGCCTCGACCGTGCTGCGTGGTGCGCACCTCTTCGACGAGGCCGTCGATGCAGCCGCGACCTCTCGCTTCCTGGCGAGTCCGACGCACCACCTGCTCTTCGCCTACGACGACGAGGTGGCCGACCCGATGCATCCGGTGGGCATGATCTCCGGTGCCGAGCTCACGCATCCTGACAAGGGCACGGAGATGTTCCTCAACGAACTCGGCGTCGACGAGGTCGCGCAACGACGGGGCATCGGGGGCGCGCTCGTGCGCGAGCTGGCCGCTCTGGCGCAGTCGCGCGGATGCACCGCGATGTGGGTGGGCACCGAGCCCGACAACGTGGCGGCGCTCGCGACCTACCGGTCCACCGGCCCTGTTTCGAGCGAGCCGTTCGTGGCGTTCACCTGGGAGTTCTGA
- a CDS encoding APC family permease encodes MVNETRSAKRWLIGDPLPSDKLEGQLLPKRLALPIFASDPLSSVAYAPQELLMILLIGGLSFLTFAPWVAAAVVLLLVVVVASYRQLVKAYPSGGGDYEVAHKNLGEKAGLVVASALLVDYVLTVAVSVASGVDNIISAIPQLNPYRVEIAVGFVILLMAVNLRGVRESSKAFAIPTYVFVASVAVMIVIGLARTAFGDAPIAESADFGVKAEQLTQAAMILLLLRAFSSGCSALTGVEAISNGVPAFRTPKIKNAQRTLVLMGSIAICLFAGLTALALISNVHYAEDACHLIGFADCATTPQRSLMAQVAASVFGNNSIMFFVIQAATAAVLLLAANTAFNGFPLLGSVLAKDSYAPKALLTRGDRLVFSNGMIVLALAATAILIVYQANLTQLIQLYIIGVFVSFTLGQTGMVKHWIRVLREGTPDRGAVIRSLAINAVGAVFTAVVLIVVTITKFTHGAWLVFAIMPVLFLLMMGVNRYYRDVNKEVEVDPTTTFGATGDHAIVLVGRMQKPVLKALDYAIAARHDSIEAVHLAIDDEQTAQLEADWQAMNIEVPLNIIESPYRDVAEPLCQYILKHRAEHGSEVVTVYTPIYIVGHWWETILHNHKARRIRKKLMLVHGVTLALVPWLLDSSELLYGKRSRPLPGQERRGEPMRAVVRRPHASAVAARKRGRG; translated from the coding sequence GTGGTTAATGAAACCCGCTCGGCGAAACGCTGGTTGATCGGCGATCCGCTCCCCAGCGACAAGCTCGAGGGCCAACTCCTCCCCAAGCGGCTAGCCCTACCAATTTTCGCGAGCGACCCCCTCTCTTCCGTCGCATACGCGCCCCAAGAACTGCTCATGATCCTCCTCATCGGAGGACTTTCTTTTTTGACCTTCGCCCCCTGGGTCGCCGCCGCCGTCGTGCTGCTTCTCGTGGTCGTGGTCGCCTCATACCGCCAGCTCGTGAAGGCGTATCCGAGCGGCGGCGGAGACTACGAGGTCGCCCACAAGAACCTGGGCGAGAAGGCCGGCCTCGTCGTCGCATCCGCTCTGCTCGTCGACTACGTGCTCACGGTGGCGGTGTCGGTCGCATCCGGCGTCGACAACATCATCTCGGCCATCCCTCAGCTGAATCCCTATCGGGTCGAGATCGCGGTCGGGTTCGTCATCCTCCTGATGGCCGTGAACCTCCGCGGGGTGCGTGAGTCGAGCAAGGCCTTCGCCATCCCCACCTACGTCTTCGTCGCCAGTGTCGCCGTGATGATCGTGATCGGCCTCGCCCGCACCGCGTTCGGCGACGCCCCGATCGCGGAGTCGGCCGATTTCGGCGTCAAGGCCGAGCAGCTCACCCAGGCCGCGATGATCCTGCTGCTGCTGCGCGCCTTCTCCAGCGGATGTTCCGCCCTCACCGGCGTCGAGGCCATCTCGAACGGCGTGCCCGCGTTCCGTACCCCGAAGATCAAGAACGCCCAACGCACCCTGGTGCTGATGGGAAGCATCGCGATCTGCCTGTTCGCCGGCCTCACCGCCCTCGCGCTCATCTCCAACGTGCACTACGCCGAAGACGCCTGTCACCTGATCGGCTTCGCGGATTGCGCGACAACACCGCAACGCAGCCTCATGGCCCAGGTCGCGGCATCCGTCTTCGGCAACAACAGCATCATGTTCTTCGTCATCCAGGCGGCCACCGCGGCGGTGTTGCTGCTCGCGGCGAACACCGCGTTCAACGGATTCCCGCTGCTCGGCTCGGTGCTCGCGAAGGACTCCTACGCTCCCAAGGCTCTCCTCACCCGCGGCGACCGTCTGGTGTTCTCGAACGGCATGATCGTGCTGGCGCTCGCGGCGACGGCCATCCTGATCGTCTACCAGGCCAACCTGACCCAGCTCATCCAGCTGTACATCATCGGCGTGTTCGTGTCGTTCACCCTCGGGCAGACGGGAATGGTGAAGCACTGGATCCGCGTGCTGCGCGAGGGCACCCCGGATCGCGGCGCCGTCATCCGTTCCCTCGCCATCAACGCGGTCGGAGCGGTCTTCACGGCCGTGGTGCTGATCGTCGTCACCATCACGAAGTTCACCCACGGCGCGTGGCTCGTGTTCGCCATCATGCCGGTGCTCTTCCTGCTCATGATGGGCGTCAACCGCTACTACCGCGACGTCAACAAAGAGGTCGAGGTCGACCCGACCACTACCTTCGGAGCCACCGGCGACCATGCGATCGTGCTCGTGGGGCGCATGCAGAAGCCGGTTCTCAAGGCGCTCGACTACGCGATCGCGGCCCGCCACGACTCGATCGAGGCGGTGCACCTCGCGATCGACGACGAGCAGACCGCGCAACTCGAAGCAGACTGGCAGGCGATGAACATCGAGGTGCCGCTGAACATCATCGAGTCGCCCTATCGCGACGTCGCCGAGCCGCTCTGCCAGTACATCCTGAAGCACCGGGCCGAGCACGGTTCGGAGGTCGTGACCGTGTACACGCCCATCTACATCGTGGGCCACTGGTGGGAGACGATCCTCCACAACCACAAGGCGCGGCGCATCCGAAAGAAGCTGATGCTGGTGCACGGAGTGACTCTGGCGCTGGTGCCGTGGTTGCTGGATTCCTCCGAATTGCTCTACGGAAAACGGTCCCGACCGCTGCCCGGGCAGGAGCGACGCGGCGAACCGATGCGCGCCGTCGTGCGGCGACCGCACGCATCCGCCGTCGCGGCACGTAAACGCGGTCGCGGCTGA
- a CDS encoding beta-propeller fold lactonase family protein, whose protein sequence is MSITHFTFRPVLSVLASAGALTLLAAPLPASADPSSTVIPHDSAGGIGAAPAGIAVDQALDRAFVTNSGDGTVSVIDTESNTVTGVIPHDLAKGIGDGPSGIAIDQKKHRAYVANSGSGTVSVIDTTTAEVTSVIAHDPRSGIGNEPLGVAVDESRNRAYVTEYGDGQVAVIDTTTDRVVSIIPFDVVRGIGHGPAGIAVDSGINRILVANAGDDTVSVIDSRVSKVVMVLNDLSSAIGHDPRGVAIDTTTHHAFITNAGDDTVSVVDTRTYAADRLLGSASAIGDEPSAVAVDESRRRLYVANAGSDTVTVLDADDYTRVAVLDGADGIGADPSALAVETGSGDAFVANAADGTVTVMSAFGTVAPEITTSTLPDARQGEPYTAPIHTRGITSPTFEISAPKGRSLPAGLTIDRTTGLLHGTITAVPGSYDITILVSQAGTRVASATLALRVLGPDA, encoded by the coding sequence ATGAGCATTACTCACTTTACCTTCCGACCCGTCCTTTCCGTCCTTGCTTCCGCCGGGGCACTCACTCTGCTCGCGGCGCCCCTCCCCGCGAGTGCCGACCCCTCCAGCACCGTCATCCCCCACGATTCGGCTGGCGGAATCGGCGCGGCGCCCGCGGGCATCGCCGTCGATCAGGCCCTCGACCGCGCCTTCGTCACCAATTCCGGCGACGGCACGGTCTCCGTCATCGACACCGAATCGAATACGGTCACCGGGGTGATTCCCCACGACCTGGCGAAGGGCATCGGCGACGGCCCGTCCGGCATCGCCATCGATCAGAAGAAGCACCGCGCCTATGTCGCCAACAGCGGCAGCGGCACCGTGTCGGTGATCGACACGACGACGGCCGAGGTGACCTCGGTGATCGCTCACGATCCCCGTTCCGGCATCGGCAACGAACCGCTCGGGGTCGCCGTCGACGAGTCCCGCAATCGCGCCTACGTCACGGAATACGGCGACGGGCAGGTCGCGGTGATCGATACGACGACAGACCGCGTGGTCTCCATCATCCCCTTCGACGTCGTGCGCGGGATCGGGCACGGGCCCGCGGGCATCGCCGTCGACAGCGGCATCAACCGCATCCTGGTCGCCAACGCCGGCGATGACACGGTGTCGGTCATCGACAGCAGGGTGTCGAAGGTGGTGATGGTCTTGAACGACCTGAGCTCGGCGATCGGCCACGACCCGCGCGGTGTCGCGATCGACACGACGACGCATCACGCCTTCATCACCAACGCGGGCGACGACACCGTCTCGGTCGTCGACACCAGAACCTACGCAGCCGACCGACTTCTCGGCTCGGCTTCGGCCATCGGCGACGAGCCCTCTGCCGTCGCGGTCGACGAGTCTCGGCGTCGCCTCTACGTGGCGAACGCCGGCAGTGACACGGTGACCGTGCTCGACGCCGACGACTACACCCGAGTCGCCGTCCTGGATGGCGCCGATGGCATCGGCGCCGATCCCTCCGCTCTCGCGGTGGAAACAGGCAGCGGCGACGCCTTCGTCGCCAACGCGGCCGATGGCACTGTGACCGTGATGTCCGCCTTCGGCACCGTGGCTCCTGAGATAACCACGAGCACCCTTCCGGATGCGCGTCAGGGCGAGCCCTACACAGCGCCCATCCACACCCGCGGCATCACGAGTCCCACTTTCGAGATCTCGGCACCGAAGGGCCGGTCACTGCCGGCGGGTCTCACCATCGACCGCACGACCGGCCTGCTGCACGGCACGATCACCGCGGTACCGGGCTCGTACGACATCACCATCCTGGTCAGCCAAGCCGGCACGAGGGTCGCGTCCGCGACCCTCGCCCTGCGCGTGCTCGGCCCCGACGCCTAG
- the ku gene encoding non-homologous end joining protein Ku → MRSIWKGAITFGLVNVPVKVYSATEDHDISLHQVHEKDGGRIRYQRRCEIDGKIIDYQDIARAYDDGDRTVILTKDDLASLPEERSREIEVVEFVPSEQIDPIMLDKSYFLEPDSKSPKAYALLRKTLESTDRTAIVHFALRQKTRLGALRVRGDVLVLQSLLWDDEVREAAFPALDEPTRVSSQELDMAMSLVDQFASDFAPEKFTDDYQEQLRTLIEAKLAKGDSVDTDETFGREPGSGDEGGEVLDLMEALRRSVDKSRSGSSSGGSGGSDAAKKAPAKKAAAKKPAAKKATKAS, encoded by the coding sequence ATGCGATCGATCTGGAAAGGCGCCATCACCTTCGGCCTCGTCAACGTGCCGGTGAAGGTCTACAGCGCGACCGAAGACCACGACATCTCGCTGCACCAGGTGCACGAGAAGGACGGCGGGCGCATCCGCTACCAGCGCCGCTGCGAGATCGACGGCAAGATCATCGACTACCAGGACATCGCGCGCGCCTACGACGACGGCGACCGCACCGTCATCCTCACCAAAGACGACCTCGCCTCGCTTCCCGAGGAGCGCAGCCGCGAGATCGAGGTGGTGGAGTTCGTGCCGAGTGAGCAGATTGATCCGATCATGCTCGACAAGAGCTACTTCCTCGAGCCCGACTCGAAGTCGCCGAAGGCGTATGCACTGCTGCGCAAGACGTTGGAGAGCACGGATCGCACGGCGATCGTGCACTTCGCCCTTCGGCAGAAGACGCGGCTCGGTGCGTTGCGAGTGCGCGGCGACGTGCTGGTGCTGCAGTCGCTGCTCTGGGACGACGAGGTGCGCGAGGCCGCCTTCCCCGCGCTCGACGAGCCCACCCGGGTGTCATCGCAGGAGCTCGACATGGCGATGTCGCTGGTCGACCAGTTCGCTTCCGACTTCGCGCCGGAGAAGTTCACCGATGACTATCAGGAGCAACTGCGCACCCTGATCGAGGCGAAGCTCGCCAAGGGCGACTCGGTCGACACCGACGAGACCTTCGGGCGGGAGCCCGGCTCGGGCGACGAAGGCGGTGAGGTGCTCGACCTGATGGAGGCGCTGCGGCGCTCGGTCGACAAGAGCCGGTCGGGCTCGTCGTCGGGCGGATCGGGCGGCTCGGATGCCGCGAAGAAAGCGCCGGCCAAGAAGGCTGCGGCGAAGAAGCCCGCCGCGAAGAAGGCGACCAAAGCTTCCTGA